From Streptomyces sp. SCSIO 75703:
TCCCTCTTAAGGTTCCCCCTTTTGCCCGAATTTCGTCCCTCTATCCCCCGCTTTGCCCCTCACTTCGGTGGGTCCGCACCGGCCCGGGGCGGAATGGGGCCGGGCATGTCCGGGGCGAGCCGGGGTAGACGCCGTCTCGTCGGCGGCCAGTGACAGCGACAGCGCCGACGGGATCGGGAGGGAAGACGATGGCGACGACCGTGCAGGCCCACACCGAGGTGACCGCCCCGGAGACCACCGCAGTACCCGAGATCGCCGATCCGTCGAAGGTGGCGCCCGCGGACGCCCGCGCGCTGTCCCGGCGGTTCTTCGACCGGCTGGCGGTGCTGGAGGAGGGCACGGCCGAGTACCAGTACGTGCGCAACACGCTGATCGAGATGAACATGTCCCTGGTCCGCTTCGCAGCCGGCCGCTTCCGCAGCCGCGGCCCGGAGGAGATGGAGGACATCGTCCAGGTCGGCATGATCGGCCTGATCAAGGCCATCGACCGGTTCGAGCTGTCCCGCGAGGTGGAGTTCACCTCCTTCGCGGTGCCGTACATCGTGGGCGAGATCAAGCGGTTCTTCCGGGACACCTCCTGGGCGGTGCACGTGCCGCGCCGGCTCCAGGAGGCCCGGGTGCAGCTCGCCCGCGCCACCGAGGAGCTCCGCTCCCGGCTGGGCCGCAACCCCACCACCCGGGAGCTCTCCGAGCTGATGAGCCTGCCGGAGGACGAGGTCGTGGAGGCCCGGCTGGCGGCCAACGGCTACAACTCCTCGTCGCTGGACGCGGCCATCGGCGGAAGCGAGGACGGCGAGTCGGTCCTCGCGGACTTCATCGGCGCCGACGACGCCGCGCTCGCGCTGGTCGACGACTTCCACGCGCTCGCCCCGATGATCGCCGAACTGGGTGAACGGGACCGGCGGATCATCCACTGGCGGTTCGTCGAGGAACTCACCCAGAAGGAGATCGGCGAACGGCTCGGCGTCTCCCAGATGCACGTGTCCCGGCTGATCTCGCGGCTGCTGCGCCGCCTGCGCGAGGGCATGCTCGACGCCCGCTGACCCGGTGCGGGTCCCTCTCGCCCGCCGTCGAGGGGGCCGTCCGGGGGCCTTCGGCCGGACGGCCCCCTCGAACAGCCGGTAGCCCGCGCGGTTTCGCCGCGGCCGGTATTCCCTGGTGGGGGTGCGGGGCGGTGGGTCCGTCCCGGCCATCAGGCGGATCGGGCGGCACCGGACACGGAGGGCACCACGTATGAGCCACGAGCTGAAGGCGATCACCCGCGAGGAGCACCTGCGCTTCGTCGCGGACCGGCCCTCCGTCAGCCCCCTCCAGGTCCCGGCCTGGGGCGAGGTCAAACCGGAGTGGCAGGCGGAGAGCCTCGGCTGGTTCGACCGTGCGGGCCGCCTCACCGGCGCCGGACTGGTGCTGCTGCGCCCGCTGCCGCTGCCCGGCCCGAAGCGGTACCTCGCCTACCTGCCCGAGGGGCCGGACCTCGACTGGAACACGGTGGACCTGGCCGGCCTGCTGCGGCCGATGCTCGCGTACCTGAGGACGCGGGGGGCGTTCGCGGTGCGGATGGGGCCCCCGGTGGTGGCGCGGTGCTGGCGCGCCGAGACGGTCAAGGCGGCCATCGCCGATCCGCGGGTCCGCCGGCTGGGCGACGTCGTTCCCACGGCGAAGGACCCGGGCGCGGCCCGGATCGCCGGCCGGCTGCGGGCCCTGGGCTGGCGCCGGCCGGGGGACGGCGGCGGGGACGGCTTCGCGTCCGGCCAGCCCCGTTACGTGTGCCGGGTGCCGCTGGCCGGACGGTCGCTGGAGGACGTGCAGGGCGGCTTCAACCAGCAGTGGCGGCGCAACATCAAGAAGGCCGAGCGGGCCGGGGTCAAGGTGGTGCGCGGCGACCGGGAGGACCTGCGCGTCTTCCACGAGCTGTACGTCGAGACCGCGGAGCGGGACCGCTTCACAGCGCGTCCGCTCTCGTACTTCCGGCGGATGTGGACGGCGCTGACGGCCGAGCACCCGGACCGCATGCGCCTCTACCTCGCCCACCACGACGGGGACGTGCTGGCCGCGGCGACGATGCTGACCGTCGGCGACCACGTCTGGTACTCCTACGGGGCCTCCACGAGCCGGGGACGCGAGGTGCGGCCGAGCAACGCCCTGCAGTGGCGGATGATGTCCGACGCGCACGAACTGGGTGCGTCCGTCTACGACTTCCGCGGCGTCGGGGACGGGCTCGACGCGGACGACCCGCTGCTGGGGCTGCTCCGCTTCAAGATCGGGGCGGGCGGCGAGGCCGTCGAGTACCTGGGCGAGTGGGAGTACCCGCTCAACCGGCTGCTGCACCGCGCGCTCGGCGTGTACCTCTCCCGCCGCTGAGCCGGGCCGCCCCTCCGGTCCGGGCCCGGCCGGCCGGTTCCCCCCGGACCCGGGGTCCGGCGCCCGGTCGTGGCCCGGGACGGGTCGACACCGCGCACCGGGACACCCCGGAGGCCGGCGGCGGTGCGGTGCGGCCGGTGCCGACGCCCGGTTCGAGCGCGGGCCGTCACCGGCCGGCGCGGCGGGCGGGTCGGTCGCCGGGCCCACCGCCGCCGGCCCCGGCCGGTCCGCGTGCGTCTCGTCGTGGTGTGCGGCGACGCTCTCTCCGAAGTACCCGTCCTCGTCCGGCGGGCGGAGGACCGTAGCGGCCGGAGGGCGGGCCGGGCGCGGGCGTGAGCGGGGCGGGGCGGGGCCGGCTCCGGACGGCTCCGGACCGGATCCGGACCGGGCTCAGGCCGCGAAGGCTCCCTCGCCGGTGAAGGCCAGCCGGGCGAAGCGCTCGCCGATGCGGCGGTGGGTGGCGGCGTCCGGGTGGAGGCCGTCGGGCAGGGGGAGTTCGGCGGCGTCGTCCGGGCCGTACAGTGCGCGGCCGTCGAGGTGGTGCAGGTGGGGGTCGTCGGCGCGGCGCCGCTCGACGATGCGGGCCAGTTCCTCCCGGATGACGTTCAGGGTGAGCTTTCCGCTCGCGCGTTCCGCGGGGTCGCCGAGGGCCACGAAGCGCAGCCTTCCGTCGGCGAGACCGTCGAGGTCGGGGGCGCTGGGACCGGGCGTGTCCTCGTGCAGGGGGCACAGGATCGGGGAGACGACCAGCAGCGGTGTGGTCGGGTGGCCCTCCCTGATCGTGTCGAGGAAGCCGTGCACGGCGGGCCCGAAGGCGCGCAGGCGCATCACGTCGGCGTTGACCAGGTTGATGCCCAGCTTGACGCTGATCAGGTCGGCGGGGGTGTCGCGCAGGGCGCGGGCGGTGAACGGGTCCAGCAGGGCGCCGCCGCCGAAGCCGAGGTTGACGAGGCCGACGCCGCCGCGCGAGGCGGCGAGGGCGGGCCAGATGGTGGTGGGGGTCGCGGCGTCGGAGCCGTGGCTGATGGAGCTGCCGTGGTGCAGCCAGACCCGCGCGCCGCGGTCGGGGGCGGGTTCGACGGGGGCGTCGGTGCGCAGGGCGACGAGTTCGGTGGTCTCGTTGTGCGGCAGCCAGATCTCGACGTCCTTGTCGCGCCCGGGGAGGCCGTCGAAGCGCAGGGTGCCGACCGGTCCGGGGGTGACGGTGGCGCTGCCGGTGGCCAGGTCCAGGGTGAGGGTGTCGCCGCCCGTCACGCTGCCCCGGCCGGCCGGGCGGCCGTCGACGAGCAGTTCGTAGACGCCGTCGGGGCGGGGCGGGGCACCGGGGTAGACCCGCTTGGTGGGCAGGGTGTCCAGCGCGAGGGCGGTGGCCCGGGTGCGGAAGGCCAGGCGTACGCCGCTGGGCTGGGACTCGGCCATGGCGAGCTGTCCGTCGGTGTTCTGGGCGCGGGCGCGGGCGGGCAGCCGGTGCGGGAGGACACCGCGTGCGGTGACCTCCAGGTCGAGGGCGCCGCGCAGCAGCCCGGCGGTGAGGGGGGTGGTGGTCCAGTGGTCGTCGTCGCGCATGGCGTCTCCGTGCGGGGTGCGGGGTGCGGGGTGTCGGTCGGGGGGGGAGCGCCGTCGTCAGGGTGCGGGCCAGTTGCGCAGGAGGGCGTCCAGGGCGTCGACGACGCGGGCCCAACTGGTGTCGCTGTCGGGGGCGCTGTGGTCGAAGCCGCCGGACAGTTCGAGGCTCGCGTAGCCGTGGAAGACGCTGCCGAGGAGCCGTACGGCGTGGGTCTGGTCGGGTTCGGCCAGGTCGTAGCCGCGCAGGAGGGCGCGGGTCATCCGCGCGTGCCGGACGCCGGCGCTGGCGGCGGCGGTGGCGGGGTCGAGCCGGTGCCGGGCGGCGGCGTAACGGCCCGGGTGCTCGCGCGCGTAGTCACGGTGGACGTCGGCGAAGGCGGCGAGGGCGTCCTTGCCGGAGCGGCCGGCGAGCGCGAGGGCGCCCCGGTCGGCGAGTTCGGCGAGGGCGAGCAGGGCGATGCGGGTCTTGAGGTCCTCGGAGCCACGCAGGTGGGAGTAGAGGCTGGCGGGCTTGACGTCGAAGCGCCGGGCCAGCGCGGAGACGGTCACCTGGTCGAAGCCGACCTCGTCGGCCAGTTCCGCGCCCGCCCGGACCAGACGTTCGGGGGTCAGTCCCACACGCGCCATCGTCGTCCTCCCTCGTTTCCCTACCGACACCGATGATGCGCACCCCTACACCCTTTAGGCAAATGCCTTTTTCCTGTTGGCGTGTTTCGGGCGCGCGGGGACTCAGCGTGCGTGACGCGATCGCCGGAGAACGACGAGATCCCGCCACACCCGTGCCGTACGGGCCCTGTGACCAGCTGCTCCAGAGACCCCGCGGCCCGGACCCGGCGCGGCGCCGGGCGGCGGGCCGGCGTCCCCGCCGCGCGGCGCCCCCGGGGCATGGGCCGGGCCGGCGCGGGGACCTGGACGGCATGGCCCAGCCCCCTCTGGTCACCGTCGGGCACGGCAGCGCGGACCGCGCGGCCCTGGCCGCGCTGCTGCGCGAGGCCGGTGTCGCGGCCGTGACCGACGTGCGCACCGCGCCCGGCAGCCGCCGCGACGCCGATCTGCTGCGGGACCGGCTCGCCCGGTGGATGCCGGACGAGGGCATCGCCTACCGGTGGGAGCCGCGACTGGGCGGATTCCGGCGGACGCCGCCGGACTCCCCGGACACCGTGTGGCGCAACGCCTCCTTCCGGGCCTACGCCGCCCACACCCGC
This genomic window contains:
- a CDS encoding peptidoglycan bridge formation glycyltransferase FemA/FemB family protein, with the protein product MSHELKAITREEHLRFVADRPSVSPLQVPAWGEVKPEWQAESLGWFDRAGRLTGAGLVLLRPLPLPGPKRYLAYLPEGPDLDWNTVDLAGLLRPMLAYLRTRGAFAVRMGPPVVARCWRAETVKAAIADPRVRRLGDVVPTAKDPGAARIAGRLRALGWRRPGDGGGDGFASGQPRYVCRVPLAGRSLEDVQGGFNQQWRRNIKKAERAGVKVVRGDREDLRVFHELYVETAERDRFTARPLSYFRRMWTALTAEHPDRMRLYLAHHDGDVLAAATMLTVGDHVWYSYGASTSRGREVRPSNALQWRMMSDAHELGASVYDFRGVGDGLDADDPLLGLLRFKIGAGGEAVEYLGEWEYPLNRLLHRALGVYLSRR
- a CDS encoding SigB/SigF/SigG family RNA polymerase sigma factor, whose product is MATTVQAHTEVTAPETTAVPEIADPSKVAPADARALSRRFFDRLAVLEEGTAEYQYVRNTLIEMNMSLVRFAAGRFRSRGPEEMEDIVQVGMIGLIKAIDRFELSREVEFTSFAVPYIVGEIKRFFRDTSWAVHVPRRLQEARVQLARATEELRSRLGRNPTTRELSELMSLPEDEVVEARLAANGYNSSSLDAAIGGSEDGESVLADFIGADDAALALVDDFHALAPMIAELGERDRRIIHWRFVEELTQKEIGERLGVSQMHVSRLISRLLRRLREGMLDAR
- a CDS encoding GDSL-type esterase/lipase family protein; amino-acid sequence: MRDDDHWTTTPLTAGLLRGALDLEVTARGVLPHRLPARARAQNTDGQLAMAESQPSGVRLAFRTRATALALDTLPTKRVYPGAPPRPDGVYELLVDGRPAGRGSVTGGDTLTLDLATGSATVTPGPVGTLRFDGLPGRDKDVEIWLPHNETTELVALRTDAPVEPAPDRGARVWLHHGSSISHGSDAATPTTIWPALAASRGGVGLVNLGFGGGALLDPFTARALRDTPADLISVKLGINLVNADVMRLRAFGPAVHGFLDTIREGHPTTPLLVVSPILCPLHEDTPGPSAPDLDGLADGRLRFVALGDPAERASGKLTLNVIREELARIVERRRADDPHLHHLDGRALYGPDDAAELPLPDGLHPDAATHRRIGERFARLAFTGEGAFAA
- a CDS encoding DUF488 domain-containing protein; its protein translation is MAQPPLVTVGHGSADRAALAALLREAGVAAVTDVRTAPGSRRDADLLRDRLARWMPDEGIAYRWEPRLGGFRRTPPDSPDTVWRNASFRAYAAHTRTPEFLAAMDELLERAAGERTAVMCAESLWWRCHRRIIADFAVVARGVPAVHLWHDGRLTPHSPTPGLRLRPDGLLVYDDEGGARAAGPGGTIGS
- a CDS encoding TetR/AcrR family transcriptional regulator, which encodes MARVGLTPERLVRAGAELADEVGFDQVTVSALARRFDVKPASLYSHLRGSEDLKTRIALLALAELADRGALALAGRSGKDALAAFADVHRDYAREHPGRYAAARHRLDPATAAASAGVRHARMTRALLRGYDLAEPDQTHAVRLLGSVFHGYASLELSGGFDHSAPDSDTSWARVVDALDALLRNWPAP